Proteins from one Panicum virgatum strain AP13 chromosome 7K, P.virgatum_v5, whole genome shotgun sequence genomic window:
- the LOC120639534 gene encoding phosphoglycerate mutase-like protein 1 isoform X1 encodes MAMVYGTTSYSATIISSSPAATQSSSPPAPAAAASSSSARVRVRVRVCLLPGRRGKPLPLRCASSGMEPIAGTALYPLHRCKTIYLVRHAQGIHNVAGEKDFNAYMSQDLFDAQLTPLGWSQVDGLREHVKKSGLAKKIELVITSPLLRTMQTAVGVFGGENYTDGVSAPPLMVENAGHSGRPAVSSLNCPPFLAVETCREHLGVHPCDKRRSITEYRPLFPAIDFSLIENDEDVLWEPDVREANESVTLRGMKFFDWLWTREEKEIAIVSHSGFLYHTLSTYSKECHPTIRDEVGKHFANCELRSMVLVDRSMLGSDSSSFNYPGKIPAGLDLPSDVADKKHVEEAQKN; translated from the exons ATGGCGATGGTCTACGGCACTACGAGCTACAGTGCCACCATCATCTCCTCCTCTCCCGCTGCCACCCAATCATCCTCCCCACCagcaccagccgccgccgcctcctcctcctccgccaggGTCCGGGTCCGGGTCCGGGTCTGCCTTcttcccggccgccgcggcaaGCCCCTTCCGCTTCGCTGCGCATCCTCAG GAATGGAGCCCATCGCTGGCACTGCCCTCTACCCTCTGCACCGCTGCAAAACCATTTACCTG GTCAGGCATGCCCAGGGCATTCACAATGTTGCCGGCGAGAAGGATTTCAATGCCTACATGTCACAGGACCTGTTCGATGCGCAGCTCACCCCTCTTGGCTGGAGCCAA GTTGATGGTCTGCGGGAGCACGTGAAGAAAAGTGGACTTGCAAAAAAGATCGAGCTGGTTATTACTTCCCCTTTACTGAG GACTATGCAAACTGCAGTGGGGGTCTTTGGCGGTGAAAACTATACTGATGGTGTAAGTGCTCCACCACTAATGGTTGAAAATGCTGGACACAGTGGACGCCCGGCGGTTTCAAGTTTGAACTGCCCACCATTTCTTGCAGTTGAAACCTGCAGAGAGCACTTG GGTGTCCATCCCTGTGACAAGAGGAGGAGCATAACAGAATACCGGCCTCTCTTTCCTGCTATTGATTTTTCATTG ATAGAGAATGATGAAGATGTTCTCTGGGAACCAGATGTTAGAGAAGCAAATGAGTCTGTCACACTGAGGGGTATGAAGTTCTTTGACTG GTTATGGACAAGGGAAGAGAAGGAGATAGCTATTGTCAGTCATAGTGGTTTCTTGTATCATACCTTGAGCACGTACAGCAAGGAGTGTCATCCAACCATAAGAGACGAAGTTGGCAAGCA CTTTGCAAACTGTGAGCTCCGGTCGATGGTGTTGGTTGACAGGAG CATGCTTGGGTCGGATTCCTCAAGTTTCAATTACCCTGGCAAGATTCCAGCCGGACTCGATCTGCCTAGTGACGTTGCAGATAAGAAGCATGTAGAGGAAGCTCAGAAGAACTGA
- the LOC120639534 gene encoding phosphoglycerate mutase-like protein 1 isoform X2: MVNSVDGLREHVKKSGLAKKIELVITSPLLRTMQTAVGVFGGENYTDGVSAPPLMVENAGHSGRPAVSSLNCPPFLAVETCREHLGVHPCDKRRSITEYRPLFPAIDFSLIENDEDVLWEPDVREANESVTLRGMKFFDWLWTREEKEIAIVSHSGFLYHTLSTYSKECHPTIRDEVGKHFANCELRSMVLVDRSMLGSDSSSFNYPGKIPAGLDLPSDVADKKHVEEAQKN, encoded by the exons ATGGTTAATTCT GTTGATGGTCTGCGGGAGCACGTGAAGAAAAGTGGACTTGCAAAAAAGATCGAGCTGGTTATTACTTCCCCTTTACTGAG GACTATGCAAACTGCAGTGGGGGTCTTTGGCGGTGAAAACTATACTGATGGTGTAAGTGCTCCACCACTAATGGTTGAAAATGCTGGACACAGTGGACGCCCGGCGGTTTCAAGTTTGAACTGCCCACCATTTCTTGCAGTTGAAACCTGCAGAGAGCACTTG GGTGTCCATCCCTGTGACAAGAGGAGGAGCATAACAGAATACCGGCCTCTCTTTCCTGCTATTGATTTTTCATTG ATAGAGAATGATGAAGATGTTCTCTGGGAACCAGATGTTAGAGAAGCAAATGAGTCTGTCACACTGAGGGGTATGAAGTTCTTTGACTG GTTATGGACAAGGGAAGAGAAGGAGATAGCTATTGTCAGTCATAGTGGTTTCTTGTATCATACCTTGAGCACGTACAGCAAGGAGTGTCATCCAACCATAAGAGACGAAGTTGGCAAGCA CTTTGCAAACTGTGAGCTCCGGTCGATGGTGTTGGTTGACAGGAG CATGCTTGGGTCGGATTCCTCAAGTTTCAATTACCCTGGCAAGATTCCAGCCGGACTCGATCTGCCTAGTGACGTTGCAGATAAGAAGCATGTAGAGGAAGCTCAGAAGAACTGA
- the LOC120639534 gene encoding phosphoglycerate mutase-like protein 1 isoform X3 — MVDGLREHVKKSGLAKKIELVITSPLLRTMQTAVGVFGGENYTDGVSAPPLMVENAGHSGRPAVSSLNCPPFLAVETCREHLGVHPCDKRRSITEYRPLFPAIDFSLIENDEDVLWEPDVREANESVTLRGMKFFDWLWTREEKEIAIVSHSGFLYHTLSTYSKECHPTIRDEVGKHFANCELRSMVLVDRSMLGSDSSSFNYPGKIPAGLDLPSDVADKKHVEEAQKN; from the exons ATG GTTGATGGTCTGCGGGAGCACGTGAAGAAAAGTGGACTTGCAAAAAAGATCGAGCTGGTTATTACTTCCCCTTTACTGAG GACTATGCAAACTGCAGTGGGGGTCTTTGGCGGTGAAAACTATACTGATGGTGTAAGTGCTCCACCACTAATGGTTGAAAATGCTGGACACAGTGGACGCCCGGCGGTTTCAAGTTTGAACTGCCCACCATTTCTTGCAGTTGAAACCTGCAGAGAGCACTTG GGTGTCCATCCCTGTGACAAGAGGAGGAGCATAACAGAATACCGGCCTCTCTTTCCTGCTATTGATTTTTCATTG ATAGAGAATGATGAAGATGTTCTCTGGGAACCAGATGTTAGAGAAGCAAATGAGTCTGTCACACTGAGGGGTATGAAGTTCTTTGACTG GTTATGGACAAGGGAAGAGAAGGAGATAGCTATTGTCAGTCATAGTGGTTTCTTGTATCATACCTTGAGCACGTACAGCAAGGAGTGTCATCCAACCATAAGAGACGAAGTTGGCAAGCA CTTTGCAAACTGTGAGCTCCGGTCGATGGTGTTGGTTGACAGGAG CATGCTTGGGTCGGATTCCTCAAGTTTCAATTACCCTGGCAAGATTCCAGCCGGACTCGATCTGCCTAGTGACGTTGCAGATAAGAAGCATGTAGAGGAAGCTCAGAAGAACTGA
- the LOC120639535 gene encoding phosphoglycerate mutase-like protein 1 isoform X1, producing MELSAGTAIYPLHLCKTIHLVRHAQGVHNVEGDKDHSAYMKPEFFDACVTPLGWNQVDCLREHVKKSGLAEKIELVICSPLLRTMQTAVGVFGGENYTNGISAPPLMVENAADNGRPAISNLNCPPFLAVETCRERLGANPCDKRRSITEYRTLFPAIDFSLIENDEDVLWVPDVRETFESLGERGRKFIDWLWTREEKEIAIVTHSGLLWHTLRMYSKECHPTVRHEVSKYFANCELRSLVLVDRSMLGSDSPSYKYPCKIPDGVDLPSDVADKKQLEEEAQERTEPV from the exons ATGGAGCTCAGCGCTGGCACTGCCATCTACCCTCTGCACCTCTGCAAAACCATACACCTG GTGAGGCATGCCCAGGGTGTTCACAATGTCGAAGGCGACAAGGATCACAGTGCCTACATGAAACCAGAGTTCTTTGATGCTTGCGTCACTCCTTTGGGCTGGAACCAG GTCGACTGTCTACGAGAGCATGTGAAAAAAAGTGGACTTGCAGAAAAGATTGAGCTTGTTATTTGTTCCCCTTTACTGAG GACTATGCAGACTGCAGTGGGTGTTTTTGGTGGTGAGAATTATACTAATGGAATAAGTGCACCTCCACTAATGGTGGAAAATGCTGCAGACAATGGACGTCCGGCAATCTCAAATTTGAACTGCCCACCATTTCTTGCTGTCGAGACCTGCAGGGAGCGCTTG GGTGCCAATCCTTGTGACAAGAGGAGGAGCATAACAGAGTATCGTACTCTGTTTCCTGCCATTGACTTTTCACTG ATAGAGAATGATGAAGATGTTCTTTGGGTACCGGATGTCAGAGAAACCTTTGAGTCACTAGGGGAGAGGGGCAGGAAGTTTATCGACTG GTTATGGACAAGAGAGGAGAAAGAGATAGCCATTGTCACCCATAGTGGTTTGTTGTGGCATACCTTACGTATGTACAGCAAAGAGTGTCATCCTACTGTAAGGCATGAAGTGAGCAAGTA CTTTGCAAATTGTGAGCTCCGGTCGTTGGTGCTGGTTGATAGGAG CATGCTTGGATCAGATTCCCCCAGTTACAAGTACCCTTGCAAGATCCCAGATGGTGTTGATCTGCCTAGCGATGTCGCTGACAAGAAGCAACTTGAGGAGGAAGCTCAAGAGAGAACTGAGCCTGTCTGA
- the LOC120639535 gene encoding phosphoglycerate mutase-like protein 1 isoform X2, which translates to MKPEFFDACVTPLGWNQVDCLREHVKKSGLAEKIELVICSPLLRTMQTAVGVFGGENYTNGISAPPLMVENAADNGRPAISNLNCPPFLAVETCRERLGANPCDKRRSITEYRTLFPAIDFSLIENDEDVLWVPDVRETFESLGERGRKFIDWLWTREEKEIAIVTHSGLLWHTLRMYSKECHPTVRHEVSKYFANCELRSLVLVDRSMLGSDSPSYKYPCKIPDGVDLPSDVADKKQLEEEAQERTEPV; encoded by the exons ATGAAACCAGAGTTCTTTGATGCTTGCGTCACTCCTTTGGGCTGGAACCAG GTCGACTGTCTACGAGAGCATGTGAAAAAAAGTGGACTTGCAGAAAAGATTGAGCTTGTTATTTGTTCCCCTTTACTGAG GACTATGCAGACTGCAGTGGGTGTTTTTGGTGGTGAGAATTATACTAATGGAATAAGTGCACCTCCACTAATGGTGGAAAATGCTGCAGACAATGGACGTCCGGCAATCTCAAATTTGAACTGCCCACCATTTCTTGCTGTCGAGACCTGCAGGGAGCGCTTG GGTGCCAATCCTTGTGACAAGAGGAGGAGCATAACAGAGTATCGTACTCTGTTTCCTGCCATTGACTTTTCACTG ATAGAGAATGATGAAGATGTTCTTTGGGTACCGGATGTCAGAGAAACCTTTGAGTCACTAGGGGAGAGGGGCAGGAAGTTTATCGACTG GTTATGGACAAGAGAGGAGAAAGAGATAGCCATTGTCACCCATAGTGGTTTGTTGTGGCATACCTTACGTATGTACAGCAAAGAGTGTCATCCTACTGTAAGGCATGAAGTGAGCAAGTA CTTTGCAAATTGTGAGCTCCGGTCGTTGGTGCTGGTTGATAGGAG CATGCTTGGATCAGATTCCCCCAGTTACAAGTACCCTTGCAAGATCCCAGATGGTGTTGATCTGCCTAGCGATGTCGCTGACAAGAAGCAACTTGAGGAGGAAGCTCAAGAGAGAACTGAGCCTGTCTGA
- the LOC120639537 gene encoding uncharacterized protein LOC120639537: MVSLSTWFRYAAHKFEYSISLTWKKYNVGQINSTELTDAIWKNFFQGKLTFTHWTKGGEAMAPIVSPTGGALLVRKLANLSPTQVFVGDVVLLQDPEKSDDLIIRRLAALEGYEMVSSDEKDEPFVLEKDQCWVLADNQALKPKEARDSRLFGPVPMTDILGRVIYSLRTAVDHGPVENSGIAMNQDAPVLAVELDVEEMAKNNKT, from the exons ATGGTTTCGCTGTCAACGTGGTTCCGCTACGCCGCCCACAAGTTCGAGTACTCCATCTCCCTCACATGGAAG AAATATAATGTCGGCCAGATCAACAGTACAGAGCTAACGGAtgcaatatggaaaaacttCTTCCAAGGCAAGCTCACCTTCACGCATTGGACCAAAGGGGGAGAAGCCATGGCTCCCATCGTATCTCCAACTGGAGGAGCCCTCCTTGTCAGAAAGCTCGCAAATTTAAGCCCCAC GCAAGTCTTTGTTGGGGACGTCGTCTTGTTACAAGATCCAGAGAAATCTGATGATCTAATTATTCGACGGCTGGCTGCCCTAGAAGGCTATGAGATGGTCTCTAGTGATGAGAAGGATGAGCCATTTGTACTCGAGAAAGACCAATGCTGGGTCCTGGCAGACAACCAGGCCCTAAAGCCGAAG GAAGCTAGAGATAGCCGCTTATTTGGACCTGTCCCTATGACTGACATCCTTGGCAGAGTGATATACTCTTTAAGAACAGCTGTTGATCATGGTCCAGTCGAGAACAG TGGCATTGCCATGAACCAGGATGCACCTGTACTGGCAGTGGAGCTTGATGTGGAAGAGATGGCAAAGAATAACAAGACGTAG